From one Azospirillum ramasamyi genomic stretch:
- a CDS encoding CCE_0567 family metalloprotein, with translation MSDIDALKDEIRKLNARATQKKMDLHDLSEELPQNWQSILTVAQETYDAFKTLTEKRAALKALEKA, from the coding sequence ATGAGCGACATCGACGCCCTCAAGGACGAAATCAGGAAGCTGAACGCCCGCGCCACCCAGAAGAAGATGGACCTGCACGATCTGTCGGAAGAGCTTCCGCAGAACTGGCAGAGCATCCTGACGGTGGCGCAGGAAACCTATGACGCCTTCAAGACCCTGACCGAGAAACGGGCGGCGCTGAAGGCGCTGGAGAAGGCGTGA
- a CDS encoding NifX-associated nitrogen fixation protein — protein MADVAELSVADQFVKTLVLLFRAEDSYGAWEGKPDEALLAPFILDKEARAAIPIIGDPDPDTLWRLELFYKAVGVTVEKQTGMMASPMMKMSHEGFGRMILTTGRLVVVSKTLRDVHRFGFPSIEKMAADGAKLVEDAVALIRKYPEVANL, from the coding sequence ATGGCTGATGTGGCTGAACTGTCGGTCGCCGACCAGTTCGTGAAGACGCTGGTCCTGCTGTTCCGTGCCGAGGACAGCTATGGCGCCTGGGAAGGCAAGCCGGACGAGGCTCTGCTCGCCCCCTTCATCCTCGACAAGGAGGCGCGCGCCGCCATCCCGATCATCGGCGACCCCGACCCCGATACGCTGTGGCGGCTGGAGCTGTTCTACAAGGCGGTCGGCGTCACGGTCGAAAAGCAGACCGGCATGATGGCCTCGCCGATGATGAAGATGAGCCATGAGGGCTTCGGCCGCATGATCCTCACCACCGGCCGGCTGGTGGTGGTGTCGAAGACCCTGCGCGATGTCCACCGCTTCGGCTTCCCCAGCATCGAGAAGATGGCCGCCGACGGCGCCAAGCTGGTCGAGGATGCCGTCGCGCTGATCAGGAAATACCCCGAGGTCGCGAACCTCTGA
- the nifX gene encoding nitrogen fixation protein NifX, giving the protein MKVAFCTQDMLHVDAHFGWAKNIAVYQVDRQGHAFLETFQFGGSMFEDGNEDKLVPKLEALADVAIIYLSAIGASAAARVVAKKIHPVKVEATETIPALLDKLVQTLNGNPPPWLRKAMGETPQFNFDDEEV; this is encoded by the coding sequence ATGAAGGTCGCTTTCTGCACCCAGGACATGCTGCACGTCGATGCGCATTTCGGCTGGGCCAAGAACATCGCCGTCTATCAGGTCGACCGTCAGGGCCATGCCTTTCTGGAGACCTTCCAGTTCGGCGGCTCGATGTTCGAGGACGGCAACGAGGACAAGCTGGTGCCCAAGCTGGAGGCGCTGGCCGATGTCGCCATCATCTATCTGTCGGCCATCGGCGCCTCGGCCGCCGCCCGCGTGGTGGCGAAGAAGATCCATCCGGTGAAGGTCGAGGCCACCGAAACCATCCCGGCCCTGCTCGACAAGCTGGTCCAGACGCTGAACGGCAACCCGCCGCCCTGGCTGCGCAAGGCGATGGGCGAGACGCCGCAATTCAATTTCGATGATGAGGAGGTCTGA
- the nifN gene encoding nitrogenase iron-molybdenum cofactor biosynthesis protein NifN, with protein MSHIQRFPSAAKAASTNPLKMSQPLGAALAYLGVDRCLPLFHGSQGCTAFGLVLLVRHFREAIPLQTTAMDQVSTILGGYDNLEQAIRTIVERNQPAMIGVATTGVTETKGEDMGGQYTLFRQRNPDMAGTALVFANTPDFAGGFEDGFAAAVTAMVERLVEPSPVRIPAQVNVLAGSHLSPGDVEELRDIIEGFGLSPILLPDLSLSMAGRQPTDFTATSLGGVTVEQIRAMGASAATIVVGEHMRVAGNALELKTDVPSHFFSRLTGLEATDKLVRLLMELSGKPAPARLRRQREPLVDAMLDGHFFFSRKRIAVALEPDLLYAVTGFLGEMGAEVVAAVSPTQSPVLERLKAATIMVGDHSDVETLARDADLIISNSHGRQGAARIGVPLHRMGLPLFDRLGAGLRVQVGYRGTREMLCEIGNLFLAREMDHENHGSGHHEAGEPQGCGGGSCGCNAA; from the coding sequence ATGTCGCACATCCAGCGCTTCCCCTCCGCCGCCAAGGCCGCCTCGACCAACCCGCTGAAGATGAGCCAGCCGCTGGGCGCCGCCCTGGCCTATCTCGGGGTCGACCGCTGCCTGCCGCTGTTCCACGGGTCGCAGGGCTGCACCGCCTTCGGGCTGGTCCTGCTGGTCCGCCATTTCCGCGAGGCGATCCCGCTGCAGACCACGGCGATGGATCAGGTCTCCACCATCCTCGGCGGCTACGACAATCTGGAACAGGCGATCCGCACCATCGTCGAGCGCAACCAGCCCGCCATGATCGGCGTCGCCACCACCGGCGTCACCGAAACCAAGGGCGAGGACATGGGCGGCCAGTACACGCTGTTCCGCCAGCGCAACCCCGACATGGCCGGCACCGCCCTGGTCTTCGCCAACACCCCCGACTTCGCCGGCGGCTTCGAGGACGGCTTCGCCGCCGCGGTCACCGCGATGGTGGAGAGGCTGGTCGAACCCTCGCCGGTGCGCATCCCGGCCCAGGTCAATGTGCTGGCCGGCAGCCACCTGTCGCCCGGCGACGTCGAGGAGCTGCGCGACATCATCGAGGGCTTCGGCCTGTCGCCGATCCTCCTGCCCGACCTGTCGCTGTCGATGGCGGGGCGCCAGCCGACCGACTTCACCGCCACCTCGCTGGGCGGCGTGACGGTGGAACAGATCCGCGCCATGGGCGCCTCGGCCGCCACCATCGTGGTCGGCGAGCATATGCGGGTCGCCGGCAACGCGCTGGAACTGAAGACCGACGTTCCCAGCCATTTCTTCAGCCGGCTGACCGGGCTGGAGGCGACGGACAAGCTGGTCCGCCTGCTGATGGAACTGTCGGGCAAGCCGGCGCCGGCCCGTCTGCGGCGCCAGCGCGAACCCCTGGTCGACGCCATGCTGGACGGGCATTTCTTCTTCAGCCGCAAGCGCATCGCCGTCGCTCTGGAGCCCGACCTGCTCTACGCCGTCACCGGCTTCCTGGGCGAAATGGGGGCGGAGGTCGTCGCCGCGGTATCGCCGACGCAAAGCCCGGTGCTGGAGCGGCTGAAGGCCGCCACCATCATGGTCGGCGACCACTCCGATGTGGAGACGCTGGCCCGCGACGCCGACCTGATCATCTCCAATTCGCACGGGCGGCAGGGGGCGGCGCGGATCGGCGTGCCGCTGCACCGCATGGGCCTGCCGCTGTTCGATCGGCTGGGGGCGGGGCTGCGCGTCCAAGTCGGCTACCGGGGCACGCGCGAGATGCTGTGCGAGATCGGCAACCTGTTCCTCGCCCGCGAGATGGACCACGAGAATCACGGGAGCGGCCATCACGAAGCGGGCGAACCGCAAGGCTGCGGAGGCGGATCATGCGGATGCAACGCCGCCTGA
- the nifE gene encoding nitrogenase iron-molybdenum cofactor biosynthesis protein NifE produces MLQDKIQDVFNEPGCATNQAKSAKEKKKGCTKSLKPGAAAGGCAYDGAMIVLQPIADAAHLVHGPIACLGNSWDNRGTQSSGPQLYRTGFTTDLSELDVIGGGEKKLYRAIKEIVQQYDPPAVFVYQTCVPAMTGDDIAAVCKFATRKLGKPVIPVDAPGFVGSKNLGNKLAGEALLEHVIGTVEPEYTTPTDVCIIGEYNLAGELWLVKPLLDEIGIRLLSCISGDGRYKEVAQAHRARVTMMVCSQALVNVGRKMQERYGIPYFEGSFYGVSDMSDTLRTMTRMLVERGADKGLIDRAEGVIAREESRVWRRLEPYKPRFEGKRVLLFTGGVKSWSMVSALEGAGLTILGTSTKKSTKEDKERIRKMKGEEFHQWDDLKPRDIYKMLTDNQADIIMSGGRSQFISLKAKVPWLDINQERHHAYAGYDGIVNLCEEIDKTLSNPIWGQVRQPAPWESGPSSTLLAAE; encoded by the coding sequence ATGCTCCAGGACAAGATCCAGGACGTCTTCAACGAACCGGGCTGCGCGACCAACCAAGCCAAGTCGGCCAAGGAGAAGAAGAAGGGCTGCACCAAGTCCCTGAAGCCCGGGGCGGCGGCCGGCGGCTGCGCCTATGACGGCGCGATGATCGTGCTGCAGCCGATCGCCGACGCCGCCCATCTGGTCCATGGCCCCATCGCGTGCCTGGGCAACAGCTGGGACAATCGCGGCACGCAATCCTCGGGTCCGCAGCTCTACCGCACCGGATTCACCACCGACCTGTCGGAACTGGACGTCATCGGCGGCGGCGAGAAGAAGCTCTACCGCGCCATCAAAGAGATCGTTCAGCAATACGATCCGCCGGCCGTCTTCGTCTATCAGACCTGCGTGCCCGCCATGACCGGCGACGACATCGCCGCGGTTTGCAAGTTCGCCACCAGGAAGCTGGGCAAGCCGGTGATCCCGGTGGATGCGCCGGGCTTCGTCGGGTCGAAGAATCTCGGCAACAAGCTGGCCGGCGAAGCCCTGCTGGAGCATGTCATCGGCACGGTGGAGCCGGAATACACCACCCCCACCGATGTCTGCATCATCGGTGAATACAACCTCGCCGGGGAGCTGTGGCTGGTCAAGCCGCTGCTCGACGAGATCGGCATCCGCCTGCTGTCCTGCATTTCCGGCGACGGCCGCTACAAGGAGGTCGCCCAGGCCCACCGCGCCCGCGTCACCATGATGGTGTGCAGCCAGGCGCTGGTGAATGTCGGCCGCAAGATGCAGGAGCGCTACGGCATCCCCTATTTCGAGGGCTCCTTCTACGGCGTCTCCGACATGTCGGACACCCTGCGCACCATGACCCGCATGCTGGTGGAGCGCGGCGCCGACAAGGGCCTGATCGACCGGGCGGAGGGCGTCATCGCCCGCGAGGAAAGCCGCGTCTGGCGCCGGCTGGAGCCTTACAAGCCACGCTTCGAGGGCAAGCGCGTCCTCCTGTTCACCGGCGGGGTCAAGAGCTGGTCGATGGTCAGCGCGCTGGAAGGCGCCGGGCTGACCATCCTCGGCACCTCCACCAAGAAGTCGACCAAGGAGGACAAGGAGCGCATCAGGAAGATGAAGGGCGAGGAGTTCCACCAGTGGGACGACCTGAAGCCGCGCGACATCTACAAGATGCTGACCGACAACCAGGCCGACATCATAATGTCCGGCGGCCGGTCGCAGTTCATCTCGCTGAAGGCCAAGGTTCCCTGGCTCGACATCAACCAGGAACGCCACCACGCCTATGCCGGCTATGACGGCATCGTCAATCTCTGCGAGGAGATCGACAAGACGCTGTCCAATCCGATCTGGGGCCAGGTCCGCCAGCCGGCGCCCTGGGAGTCCGGCCCGTCCTCCACCCTTCTGGCGGCGGAGTAA
- the nifK gene encoding nitrogenase molybdenum-iron protein subunit beta: MTDKLSQSADKVLDHYTLFRQPEYAAMFEKKKAEFEYGHSDEEVARVSEWTKSEEYKAKNFAREAVVINPTKACQPIGAMFAAQGFEGTLPFVHGSQGCVAYYRTHLTRHFKEPNSAVSSSMTEDAAVFGGLNNMIDGLANAYALYKPKMIAVMTTCMAEVIGDDLQGFIANAKNKESVPADFPVPFAHTPAFVGSHIVGYDNMMKGILSSFWGNSENFDTPKTEQINLIPGFDGFAVGNNRELKRIAGEFGLKLQILSDVSDNFDTPMDGEYRMYDGGTTIEETKAALHAKATLSMQEYNTTQTLQFCKEKGQDVAKFNYPMGVTATDELLLKLAELSGKPVPASLKLERGRLVDAIADSHTHLHGKRFAVYGDPDFCLGMTKFLLELGAEPVHILSTSGSKKWEKQVQKVLDGSPFGASGAAYGGKDLWHLRSLIFTDKVDYIIGNSYGKYLERDTKVPLIRLTYPIFDRHHHHRYPTWGYQGALNVLVRILDRIFEDIDANTNIVGQTDYSFDLIR, translated from the coding sequence ATGACCGACAAGCTTTCGCAGAGCGCCGACAAGGTCCTCGACCACTACACCCTCTTCCGGCAGCCCGAATACGCGGCGATGTTCGAGAAGAAGAAGGCCGAGTTCGAATACGGCCATTCGGACGAGGAGGTCGCCCGCGTCTCCGAATGGACCAAGTCCGAGGAATACAAGGCGAAGAACTTCGCCCGTGAAGCGGTCGTCATCAACCCGACCAAGGCCTGCCAGCCGATCGGTGCGATGTTCGCCGCCCAGGGCTTCGAGGGCACCCTGCCCTTCGTCCACGGCAGCCAAGGCTGCGTCGCCTATTACCGCACCCATCTGACCCGCCACTTCAAGGAGCCGAACAGCGCGGTCTCCTCGTCGATGACGGAAGACGCGGCGGTGTTCGGCGGCCTGAACAACATGATCGACGGCCTGGCGAACGCCTATGCGCTCTACAAGCCGAAGATGATCGCGGTGATGACCACCTGCATGGCCGAAGTCATCGGCGACGACCTGCAGGGCTTCATCGCCAACGCGAAGAACAAGGAAAGCGTGCCGGCCGACTTCCCGGTGCCGTTCGCCCACACCCCGGCCTTCGTCGGCAGCCACATCGTCGGCTACGACAACATGATGAAGGGGATCCTGAGCAGCTTCTGGGGCAATTCGGAGAATTTCGACACCCCGAAGACCGAGCAGATCAACCTGATCCCGGGTTTCGACGGTTTCGCCGTCGGCAACAACCGCGAACTGAAGCGCATCGCCGGCGAGTTCGGCCTGAAGCTGCAGATCCTGTCCGACGTGTCCGACAACTTCGACACGCCGATGGATGGCGAGTACCGCATGTATGACGGCGGCACCACCATCGAGGAGACCAAGGCGGCCCTGCACGCCAAGGCCACCCTCTCCATGCAGGAGTACAACACCACCCAGACCCTGCAGTTCTGCAAGGAAAAGGGCCAGGACGTCGCCAAGTTCAACTACCCGATGGGCGTCACCGCCACCGACGAACTGCTGCTGAAGCTGGCGGAACTGTCGGGCAAGCCGGTGCCGGCCAGCCTGAAGCTGGAGCGCGGCCGTCTGGTCGACGCCATCGCCGACAGCCACACCCACCTGCACGGCAAGCGCTTCGCCGTCTACGGCGACCCGGACTTCTGCCTGGGCATGACCAAGTTCCTGCTGGAGCTGGGTGCGGAGCCGGTGCACATCCTGTCCACCTCCGGCTCCAAGAAGTGGGAGAAGCAGGTCCAGAAGGTGCTGGACGGCTCGCCCTTCGGCGCCTCGGGTGCGGCCTATGGCGGCAAGGACCTGTGGCACCTGCGCTCGCTGATCTTCACCGACAAGGTGGACTACATCATCGGCAACAGCTACGGCAAGTATCTGGAACGCGACACCAAGGTTCCGCTGATCCGCCTGACCTACCCGATCTTCGACCGCCACCACCACCACCGCTACCCGACCTGGGGCTACCAGGGCGCGCTGAACGTGCTGGTGCGAATCCTCGACCGGATCTTCGAGGACATCGACGCCAACACCAACATCGTCGGCCAGACCGACTACTCGTTCGACCTGATCCGCTGA
- the nifD gene encoding nitrogenase molybdenum-iron protein alpha chain, which translates to MSLSENTTVDVKNLVNEVLEAYPEKSRKRRAKHLNVLEAEAKDCGVKSNVKSIPGVMTIRGCAYAGSKGVVWGPIKDMIHISHGPVGCGYYSWSGRRNYYIGDTGVDSWGTMHFTSDFQEKDIVFGGDKKLHKVIEEINELFPLVNGISIQSECPIGLIGDDIEAVARAKSAEIGKPVIPVRCEGFRGVSQSLGHHIANDAIRDWVFEKTEPKADFVSTPYDVTIIGDYNIGGDAWSSRILLEEIGLRVIAQWSGDGTMAELENTPKAKVNLIHCYRSMNYIARHMEEKYNIPWMEYNFFGPSQIAESLRKIAALFDDKIKENAEKVIARYQPMVDAVIAKYKPRLDGKKVMIYVGGLRPRHVVDAYHDLGMEIIGTGYEFAHNDDYQRTPHYVKEGTLIYDDVTAFELEKFVEAMRPDLVASGIKEKYVFQKMGLPFRQMHSWDYSGPYHGYDGFAIFARDMDLAINNPVWGVMKAPF; encoded by the coding sequence ATGAGCCTGTCCGAGAACACCACGGTCGACGTCAAGAACCTCGTCAACGAAGTCCTCGAAGCCTATCCCGAAAAATCCCGCAAGCGCCGCGCCAAGCACCTGAACGTGCTGGAGGCCGAGGCCAAGGACTGCGGCGTCAAGTCGAACGTCAAGTCCATCCCCGGCGTCATGACGATCCGCGGCTGCGCCTATGCCGGTTCCAAGGGCGTGGTGTGGGGTCCGATCAAGGACATGATCCACATCTCCCACGGGCCCGTGGGCTGCGGCTACTACTCCTGGTCCGGCCGCCGCAACTACTACATCGGCGACACCGGCGTGGACAGCTGGGGCACGATGCACTTCACCTCCGACTTCCAGGAGAAGGACATCGTCTTCGGCGGCGACAAGAAGCTGCACAAGGTCATCGAGGAAATCAACGAGCTGTTCCCGCTGGTGAACGGCATCTCGATCCAGTCGGAATGCCCGATCGGCCTGATCGGCGACGACATCGAGGCGGTCGCCCGCGCCAAGTCGGCGGAAATCGGCAAGCCGGTCATCCCCGTGCGCTGCGAAGGCTTCCGCGGCGTGTCCCAGTCGCTGGGCCACCACATCGCCAACGACGCCATCCGCGACTGGGTGTTCGAGAAGACGGAACCCAAGGCCGACTTCGTCTCCACCCCCTATGACGTCACCATCATCGGCGACTACAACATCGGCGGCGACGCCTGGTCCTCGCGCATCCTGCTGGAGGAGATCGGCCTGCGCGTGATCGCCCAGTGGTCGGGCGACGGCACCATGGCCGAGCTGGAGAACACGCCGAAGGCCAAGGTCAACCTGATCCACTGCTACCGCTCGATGAACTACATCGCGCGCCACATGGAAGAGAAGTACAATATTCCTTGGATGGAATACAACTTCTTCGGCCCGAGCCAGATCGCCGAATCCCTGCGCAAGATCGCCGCTCTCTTCGACGACAAGATCAAGGAGAACGCGGAGAAGGTCATCGCCCGCTACCAGCCGATGGTCGATGCGGTCATCGCCAAGTACAAGCCGCGGCTGGACGGCAAGAAGGTCATGATCTATGTCGGCGGCCTGCGTCCCCGCCACGTCGTCGATGCCTACCATGACCTGGGCATGGAGATCATCGGCACCGGTTACGAGTTCGCCCACAACGACGACTATCAGCGCACGCCGCACTACGTGAAGGAAGGCACGCTGATCTACGACGACGTCACCGCGTTCGAACTGGAGAAGTTCGTCGAGGCGATGCGTCCCGACCTCGTCGCGTCGGGCATCAAGGAAAAGTACGTGTTCCAGAAGATGGGCCTGCCGTTCCGCCAGATGCACAGCTGGGATTATTCCGGCCCGTACCACGGCTATGACGGCTTCGCGATCTTCGCCCGCGACATGGACCTGGCCATCAACAACCCCGTCTGGGGCGTGATGAAGGCCCCGTTCTGA